The proteins below come from a single Maylandia zebra isolate NMK-2024a linkage group LG23, Mzebra_GT3a, whole genome shotgun sequence genomic window:
- the LOC112430380 gene encoding serine/threonine-protein kinase Nek1-like isoform X3 → MQWFEAGNMKNLVLKIIRGSYPPVSCHYSQELRSLLAQLFKRDPRERPSVNSILDKPFLSCRIEKFLTPQIIAQEFRHTFLHKQPKSGVAQVPSASAQKITKPAAKYGVPLTVRKVPDGARKPADKKPAGKHKPDGIRKKRMEMIEKERKQREQMFMLKAEQMKRYEKEKINRINQAREQGWKHVLSSSGGSSPERKCFVGGGKRGAHVAAVQGSTLAPLPGKSSYEHYHAILDQMARPTPKDVSRESSSAGPCSPIRVPAAAGTVLPNGPARRLDPDVIKRELHRLQHVSKQAHISRQRGQMAVGRAFQVEEFLQRRREAMLNKARAEGQLVHIITTNKYIAPIMKILHDNLLLYW, encoded by the exons ATGCAGTGGTTTGAGGCTGGCAACATGAAGAACTTGGTTCTTAAGATAATTCGCGGGTCGTACCCTCCTGTGTCTTGTCACTACTCCCAAGAACTGCGATCCCTCCTTGCACAGCTGTTTAAACGCGACCCTCGAGAGCGACCCTCAGTCAACAGCATACTGGACAAACCTTTCCTCTCCTGCAGGATTGAGAAGTTTCTCACACCACAG ATCATTGCTCAGGAATTTCGCCATACTTTTCTTCACAAGCAGCCTAAATCAGGTGTGGCACAGGTGCCATCAG CCTCAGCCCAGAAGATTACAAAACCAGCCGCCAAATACGGGGTGCCTTTAACTGTGAGGAAGGTCCCAGATGGAGCCAGAAAGCCTGCAGACAAGAAACCAGCTGGAAAACACAAACCG GATGGCATCAGAAAGAAGAGGATGGAGATGATcgagaaagaaaggaaacagaGAGAGCAG atgTTCATGTTGAAAGCGGAGCAGATGAAGAGGTATGAAAAGGAAAAG ATCAATCGAATAAACCAAGCGAGAGAACAAGGCTGGAAGCATGTCTTGAGTTCTAGTGGAGGTAGCAGCCCAGAGAGAAAG TGTTTTGTAGGAGGTGGAAAGAGAGGTGCACATGTTGCTGCTGTTCAGGGTTCTACTCTAGCTCCTCTCCCTGGTAAAAGCTCTTATGAACACTACCATGCAATCCTCGACCAAATGGCTAGACCGACGCCTAAAGATGTCAGCAGGGAGAGCTCCTCAGCTGGACCTTGCAGTCCCATTCG TGTACCAGCTGCTGCAGGCACAGTGCTTCCTAACGGCCCTGCTCGACGACTAGACCCTGACGTAATCAAGAGAGAACTCCACAGGCTGCAGCATGTTTCCAAACAAGCCCATATTAGCAG GCAGCGCGGTCAAATGGCAGTTGGGCGAGCCTTTCAAGTTGAGGAGTTTTTGCAGCGGAGGAGGGAAGCTATGCTCAACAAAGCCCGTGCTGAAGGACAGCTGGTACATATTATAACTACTAATAAGTATATAGCCCCCATCATGAAAATACTGCATGATAACCTGTTACTATACTGGTGA
- the LOC112430380 gene encoding serine/threonine-protein kinase Nek1-like isoform X1, translating into MQWFEAGNMKNLVLKIIRGSYPPVSCHYSQELRSLLAQLFKRDPRERPSVNSILDKPFLSCRIEKFLTPQIIAQEFRHTFLHKQPKSGVAQVPSASAQKITKPAAKYGVPLTVRKVPDGARKPADKKPAGKHKPALLPATPQRRVSQVEEKRKKHEDGIRKKRMEMIEKERKQREQMFMLKAEQMKRYEKEKINRINQAREQGWKHVLSSSGGSSPERKCFVGGGKRGAHVAAVQGSTLAPLPGKSSYEHYHAILDQMARPTPKDVSRESSSAGPCSPIRVPAAAGTVLPNGPARRLDPDVIKRELHRLQHVSKQAHISRQRGQMAVGRAFQVEEFLQRRREAMLNKARAEGQLVHIITTNKYIAPIMKILHDNLLLYW; encoded by the exons ATGCAGTGGTTTGAGGCTGGCAACATGAAGAACTTGGTTCTTAAGATAATTCGCGGGTCGTACCCTCCTGTGTCTTGTCACTACTCCCAAGAACTGCGATCCCTCCTTGCACAGCTGTTTAAACGCGACCCTCGAGAGCGACCCTCAGTCAACAGCATACTGGACAAACCTTTCCTCTCCTGCAGGATTGAGAAGTTTCTCACACCACAG ATCATTGCTCAGGAATTTCGCCATACTTTTCTTCACAAGCAGCCTAAATCAGGTGTGGCACAGGTGCCATCAG CCTCAGCCCAGAAGATTACAAAACCAGCCGCCAAATACGGGGTGCCTTTAACTGTGAGGAAGGTCCCAGATGGAGCCAGAAAGCCTGCAGACAAGAAACCAGCTGGAAAACACAAACCG GCCCTTCTCCCAGCAACCCCCCAGAGAAGAGTGAGTCAAgtggaagaaaagaggaaaaaacacgAG GATGGCATCAGAAAGAAGAGGATGGAGATGATcgagaaagaaaggaaacagaGAGAGCAG atgTTCATGTTGAAAGCGGAGCAGATGAAGAGGTATGAAAAGGAAAAG ATCAATCGAATAAACCAAGCGAGAGAACAAGGCTGGAAGCATGTCTTGAGTTCTAGTGGAGGTAGCAGCCCAGAGAGAAAG TGTTTTGTAGGAGGTGGAAAGAGAGGTGCACATGTTGCTGCTGTTCAGGGTTCTACTCTAGCTCCTCTCCCTGGTAAAAGCTCTTATGAACACTACCATGCAATCCTCGACCAAATGGCTAGACCGACGCCTAAAGATGTCAGCAGGGAGAGCTCCTCAGCTGGACCTTGCAGTCCCATTCG TGTACCAGCTGCTGCAGGCACAGTGCTTCCTAACGGCCCTGCTCGACGACTAGACCCTGACGTAATCAAGAGAGAACTCCACAGGCTGCAGCATGTTTCCAAACAAGCCCATATTAGCAG GCAGCGCGGTCAAATGGCAGTTGGGCGAGCCTTTCAAGTTGAGGAGTTTTTGCAGCGGAGGAGGGAAGCTATGCTCAACAAAGCCCGTGCTGAAGGACAGCTGGTACATATTATAACTACTAATAAGTATATAGCCCCCATCATGAAAATACTGCATGATAACCTGTTACTATACTGGTGA
- the LOC112430380 gene encoding serine/threonine-protein kinase Nek1-like isoform X2 has translation MQWFEAGNMKNLVLKIIRGSYPPVSCHYSQELRSLLAQLFKRDPRERPSVNSILDKPFLSCRIEKFLTPQIIAQEFRHTFLHKQPKSGVAQVPSASAQKITKPAAKYGVPLTVRKVPDGARKPADKKPAGKHKPALLPATPQRRVSQVEEKRKKHEDGIRKKRMEMIEKERKQREQMFMLKAEQMKRYEKEKINRINQAREQGWKHVLSSSGGSSPERKCFVGGGKRGAHVAAVQGSTLAPLPGKSSYEHYHAILDQMARPTPKDVSRESSSAGPCSPIRVPAAAGTVLPNGPARRLDPDVIKRELHRLQHVSKQAHISRQRGQMAVGRAFQVEEFLQRRREAMLNKARAEGQLIQHVEPVIPITWTSTKR, from the exons ATGCAGTGGTTTGAGGCTGGCAACATGAAGAACTTGGTTCTTAAGATAATTCGCGGGTCGTACCCTCCTGTGTCTTGTCACTACTCCCAAGAACTGCGATCCCTCCTTGCACAGCTGTTTAAACGCGACCCTCGAGAGCGACCCTCAGTCAACAGCATACTGGACAAACCTTTCCTCTCCTGCAGGATTGAGAAGTTTCTCACACCACAG ATCATTGCTCAGGAATTTCGCCATACTTTTCTTCACAAGCAGCCTAAATCAGGTGTGGCACAGGTGCCATCAG CCTCAGCCCAGAAGATTACAAAACCAGCCGCCAAATACGGGGTGCCTTTAACTGTGAGGAAGGTCCCAGATGGAGCCAGAAAGCCTGCAGACAAGAAACCAGCTGGAAAACACAAACCG GCCCTTCTCCCAGCAACCCCCCAGAGAAGAGTGAGTCAAgtggaagaaaagaggaaaaaacacgAG GATGGCATCAGAAAGAAGAGGATGGAGATGATcgagaaagaaaggaaacagaGAGAGCAG atgTTCATGTTGAAAGCGGAGCAGATGAAGAGGTATGAAAAGGAAAAG ATCAATCGAATAAACCAAGCGAGAGAACAAGGCTGGAAGCATGTCTTGAGTTCTAGTGGAGGTAGCAGCCCAGAGAGAAAG TGTTTTGTAGGAGGTGGAAAGAGAGGTGCACATGTTGCTGCTGTTCAGGGTTCTACTCTAGCTCCTCTCCCTGGTAAAAGCTCTTATGAACACTACCATGCAATCCTCGACCAAATGGCTAGACCGACGCCTAAAGATGTCAGCAGGGAGAGCTCCTCAGCTGGACCTTGCAGTCCCATTCG TGTACCAGCTGCTGCAGGCACAGTGCTTCCTAACGGCCCTGCTCGACGACTAGACCCTGACGTAATCAAGAGAGAACTCCACAGGCTGCAGCATGTTTCCAAACAAGCCCATATTAGCAG GCAGCGCGGTCAAATGGCAGTTGGGCGAGCCTTTCAAGTTGAGGAGTTTTTGCAGCGGAGGAGGGAAGCTATGCTCAACAAAGCCCGTGCTGAAGGACAGCTG